The following coding sequences are from one Sylvia atricapilla isolate bSylAtr1 chromosome 23, bSylAtr1.pri, whole genome shotgun sequence window:
- the ALG9 gene encoding LOW QUALITY PROTEIN: alpha-1,2-mannosyltransferase ALG9 (The sequence of the model RefSeq protein was modified relative to this genomic sequence to represent the inferred CDS: inserted 2 bases in 1 codon): protein MAAAASAALWRLPVPSRXACGGRRLPGPAMAAKGARQRPRAGGGDTAGRRPEPAGGEEPRNESSGSKAGHVWAPEGSTAFKCLISARFCAALLSNISDCDETFNYWEPTHYLIYGKGFQTWEYSPAYAIRSYAYLWLHALPAWFHARVLQTNKVLIFYFLRCFLAFLSCVCELYFYKAVCKKFGLHVSRLMLAFLVLSTGMFCASAAFLPSSFCMYTTVVAMTGWYMDRTSVAVLGVAAGALLGWPFSAALGLPIAFDLLILKKRWKSFLNWCVVSLILFLVPLVVVDSYYYGKLVVAPLNIVLYNVFTPHGPDLYGTEPWYFYFINGFLNFNVVFVLALLVLPLTCLMECLLQKFRVQNLGRPYWLTLAPMYIWMLIFFSQPHKEERFLFPIYPLICLSGAVALSALQKCYHFIFQRYRLEHYTVSSNWLALGTVFLFGLLSLSRSVALFKGYHGPLDLYPEFHRIATDPGLHTVPEGRPVNVCVGKEWHRFPSSFLLPDNWQLQFILSEFRGQLPKPFAKGPMATRIIPTDMNDQNKEEPSRYVDISKCHYLVDLDTATESPREPRYSSNREEWVTIAYKPFLDASRSSRLLRAFYIPLLSEQHTTYSNYSILKSRRKQARKKLGG from the exons ATGGCGGCGGCGGCTTCAGCGGCGCTCTGGCGGCTGCCGGTGCCGAGCCG GGCCTGTGGCGGGCGCCGCCTGCCCGGACCCGCCATGGCGGCCAAGGGCGCCCGGCAgcggccgcgggcgggcggcggggacacggcggggcggcggccggAGCCCGCGGGCGGCGAGGAGCCGCGGAACGA ATCATCCGGGAGCAAAGCAGGGCACGTCTGGGCCCCTGAAGGATCCACAGCGTTCAAGTGTCTCATCTCGGCCAGGTTCTGTGCGGCTCTGCTGAGCAACATCTCGGATTGTGATGAGACCTTTAACTACTGGGAGCCC ACACACTACCTCATTTATGGGAAGGGGTTTCAGACCTGGGAGTACTCTCCAGCTTATGCCATCCGCTCCTATGCTTACCTGTGGCTCCACGCCTTGCCAGCCTGGTTCCACGCCAGGGTTCTGCAAACCAACAAG GTTCTCATCTTCTATTTCCTGCGATGCTTCCTGGCCTTCCTGAGCTGCGTTTGTGAGCTCTACTTCTACAA ggctgtgtgcaAGAAGTTTGGGCTGCACGTGAGCAGGCTGATGCTGGCCTTCCTAGTGCTCAGCACGGGGATGTTCTGCGCTTCTGCAG CTTTCCTGCCCAGCAGTTTCTGCATGTACACCACGGTGGTTGCCATGACAGGCTGGTACATGGACAGGACCTcggtggcagtgctgggggtggctgctggggccctgctgggctggcccTTCAGTGCAGCCCTGGG GCTTCCTATTGCTTTTGACCTGTTGATCCTGAAGAAGAGGTGGAAGAGTTTCCTGAACTGGTGTGTGGTGTCCTTGATCCTGTTCCTG GTGCCCTTGGTGGTGGTGGACAGCTATTACTACGGGAAGCTGGTGGTGGCACCTCTCAACATCGTTTTGTACAACGTCTTTACTCCCCACGGCCCTGATCTCTATG GTACAGAACCCTGGTACTTTTATTTCATCAATGGCTTTCTGAATTTCAACGTGGTTTTTGTGCTGGCCCTGCTCGTGCTGCCTCTGACCTGTCTGATGGAGTGTCTGCTGCAGAAATTCCGTG TTCAGAACCTGGGCCGTCCCTACTGGCTGACCCTGGCTCCCATGTACATCTGGATGCTGATTTTCTTCAGCCAGCCCCACAAAGAAGAGAGATTTCTCTTCCCCATCTACCCCCTCATCTGTCTCTCTGGTGCTGTGgctctctctgctcttcag aaATGTTACCACTTCATCTTCCAGCGCTACCGCCTGGAGCACTACACAGTGTCCTCCAACTGGCTGGCCCTGGGGACTGTCTTCCTCTTTGGCCTTTTGTCCCTGTCACGCTCTGTTGCCTTATTCAAAG GCTACCACGGGCCCCTGGACCTGTACCCGGAATTCCACAGGATTGCCACGGACCCCGGGCTCCACACGGTGCCCGAGGGGAGGCCAGTCAATGTCTGTGTGGGCAAGGAGTGGCACAGGTTCCccagcagcttcctgctgccagaCAA ctggcagctccagtTCATCCTGTCAGAATTCCGGGGCCAGCTGCCCAAACCCTTTGCCAAGGGGCCCATGGCCACGAGGATCATCCCCACGGACATGAACGACCAGAACAAGGAGGAGCCATCTCGATAT GTCGACATCTCCAAATGCCACTACCTGGTGGACTTGGACACAGCCACAGAGAGCCCCAGGGAGCCAAGGTACTCCTCCAACAGAGAGGAGTGGGTGACCATTGCCTACAAGCCATTCCTTGATGCTTCCAG gTCCTCCCGGCTGCTCCGGGCGTTTTACATCCCGCTGCTGTCGGAGCAGCACACGACCTACTCCAACTACAGCATCCTGAAATCCCGCAGGAAGCAAGCCAGGAAGAAGCTGGGAGGCTAG